gctgggaagtggcggtgcggtcccctacggcactgcgtaggatcctacggtcttggcgtgcatccgtgcgtcgctgcggtccggtcccaggtcgacgggcacgtgcaccttccgccgaccactggcgacaacatcgatgtactgtggagacctcacgctccacgtgttgagcaattcggcggtacgtccacccggcctcccgcatgcccactatacgccctcgctcaaagtccgtcaactgcacatacggttcacgtccacgctgtcgcggcatgctaccagtgttaaagactgcgatggagctccgtatgccacggcaaactggctgacactgacggcggcggtgcacaaatgctgcgcagctagcgccattcgacggccaacaccgcggttcctggtgtgtccgctgtgccgtgcgtgtgatcattgcttgtacagccctctcgcagtgtccggagcaagtatggtgggtctgacacaccggtgtcaatgtgttcttttttccatttccaggagtgtagttctctaaTTAGTCTATTTCCAGGAAAGTTGGTTGCTTAGGAGATTGGAGAGGAGAACaaggctaagttctaggggactgatgacctcagatgttaagtcccataatgctcagagccatttgaaccatttgaggagaacAAGGAAAAGTGTGTGGTTTAGGACTGGGGGGTGGGAAGAGAGAGGAGGAAAGGTGTTCAGCGACATATTTTATCCATTGCATTCTTACTGTTGATTATTATAAGGCATGATTCTTTTACTGTTGCTTTGTTTTTGTGATACAATGAAAAACATTGCTGAAAGAGCTGATGATTTTTCCTGGTTTTTATGATTTTTCTGCTTGGGTTTGCTCTCAGGGGAAAGGATGAATATCTAGGAACAAGGGCACAGAAGACTACAAATAGATAaatgtatttttaatgaaaatcattCCGTCAGAGAAAAACTCAGATCTGTCAAAATGAAAAATACTTTTTGATGTGATTTAGcacttaaaaaaatgaaaactacaaaGTAAAAAGGCGTTATATActtcaatggaaatattttttgacatatttgtacagggtgggacaaataaaagcgGCCCGCAGAACAGTGTTCCaggctacaaagaaacacagcagagtaaGGAAATACAGTATTAACATGACCGTAGCAGATGTGGaatgtgaccaccattcatctcttggcacttttgggtcctggtcagcaagttCCTGAAAGCGGATCGAAGCTGCTGGAATTTCTGCAGccacatccgaaatgttctgctgcagactGTGCGCACTGTTGCGATACACTCGGGACTTGAGGCCTCTCCACACAAAAGTAATCGCAGAGCGAGAGACCAGGtggcctgggtggccagctagggtctGCTCACAACACTGACAGGCGTAAAGATtgcgtaaatgtgctccaagattcggcaggctgtatgggcagttgctccaatCTGTTGGAAATATCAGTAGGTCATTTCCTCCTCCGTTATTGCTGCCACAAATTTACGTCCAATTGTATCCACTCATCTGGGCCagttttatttgctccaccctttACATAGGCTGATGTACTTTCTCAATCAAATAAATATTGAATGTTGGTATTCTGAAATGTTTAGATGatacttttcctattctttcagttctctgCAAGGTGGACGATTTACCGTATGGTTATTGTCAAGAAAATACGTTGTGGATTTTCCTTAAGCCGTAAATAAACTCTGTTGCTATTGCTAGTTCCCGTATTCTGTTTCTGCACTATAAATACCTTTTTGTAAGAAGGATGCTACGTCATAAGCTCATCTTCTGCGTTTGGATTGCAAATTGCACAGCAGACATGTGTCACAACACGTGCAATTATGGCGCCAGTTTCTTAATGAAAACCACCACTCATGACAGATCACGAGGGACTACAATGAGGGCGGTACAATGCCATTCAgctgaaactgaaaatttgtcatgTGACATCCCTCGCTTGTTATTTTGGAGACACCATAAAAGATTTACTTATTTCATTGGTTTCGTGTTATATCTTGCATGGTAAGAGAGGAAGCCATTTCCAGGCAAGAGCATGTTGAAGATTTATCGCACACATCGCTCTTGGTTCGATTATAATTAATGCCAGTAAATGACACATTAGCGGTAAAAGCCTTGAGAAGATCCCGAGAATTACTATAACAATGCTAGTACGTGTTCACTTAGGTCTTGTTGTTAGAGACGTGCAGTTACAAAGACGAAGAAAGTAGGTTCACATCTTGCAACACgctaatatttgttttttttttttcttttagcttcACATTTGTGACAGATTCTGAGACTTTCTTATTCATGTAATAGAATTATCTTCTACAGTATGGACGAGCATATGGCGGCCCACGGGCTGCATCTGACCCGTGATTGGTTTCAGTCAGCCTGCGGAAGAAATTTGTGGGATGAGAGGAGAGAGAATGAGCCGCTCACATTGTGCTCCACCCGGGATATATTTTAGAATAATTCCATATTAACATTATTAAATTATTGTTGTCCGTCGTGGAGATATTAGAACACTTCAGCTGTTGCCGCTGAAGGGAATTAATAATGAactaactgatttaagttgcttttatAGGTGTTTATTTTTGCATGACGATATTTCAAATTGCTTGGTATCCCTtcctcagatgtttacatttatttccgTGTCGTGGACTTCGTTTTTTTGCTACCAGCTTTGCagaattttgtttctttactgtagGTTTGCAGAATTTTGCAAAGGTAGTTTTGAGGCAGCTACTGTAAAACGTCACAAGTCAAGAAACAATGTTCACAACACGTAAGTAAATGTAAACACCTTAAGACGGTATGAAAACAAAATGAATGTACGCTCAAAAATGGGTGTTTTGAGGAATAATTTGATGGCATGGCTTGATGAGAAATGGGTGCCATTTATGACGGTGCATTAGTCCATAAAAGTTAACGTCACAGGCGCCAAGTTTCGACTTAATGAACTAGGAGAACTGCTGTCACATTACGTGATGATGCagccagctacactactggccattaaaattgctactccaagaagaaatgcagataataaacgggtattcgttggacaaacatattatacgagaagtgacatgtgagtacattttcacgcaatttgggtgcatataccctgaaaaatcagtacccggacaaccacctctggccgtaataacggccttgatacgcctgggcattgagtcaaagagagcttggatggcgtgtacaggtacagctgcccatgcagcttcaacacgataccacagttcatcaagagtagtgactggcgtattttgatgagccagttgctcggccaccattgaccaggcgctttcagttggtgagagatctggagaatgtgctggccagggcagcagtcgaacattttctgtatccagaaaggcccatacaggacctgcaacatgcggtcgtgcattatcctgctgaaatgtagggtttcgcagggatcgaataaagggtagagccacgggttgtaacacatctgaaatgtaacgtccactgttcaaagcgccgtcaatctgaacaagaggtgaccgagacgtgtaaccaatggcaccccataccatcacgccgggttatacgccagtatggcggtgacgaatactcgcttccaatgtgcgttcaccgcaatgtcgccaaatacgtatgcgaccaccatgatgctgtaaacagaacctggattcatccggaaaaatgacgttttgccattcgtgcacccaggtaggtcgttgagtacaccatcgcaggcgctcctgtctgtgatacagcatcaagagtaaccgcagccatggtctccgtgttgatagtccatgctgctgcaaacggcgtcgaactgttcgtgcagatggttgttgtcttgcaaacgtccccatctgttgactcagggatcgagacgtggttgcacgatccattacagccatgcggataagatgcctgtcatctcgaatgctagtgatacgaggccgttgggatccagcacggcgttccatattaccctcctgaacccacagattccatattctgctaacagtcattggatgtcgtccaacgcgagcagcaatgccgcgatacagtaaaccgcaatcgcgataggctacaatccgacctttatcaaagtcggaaacgtgatgtaagaatttcttctccttacacgaggcatcacaacactgtttcaccaggcaaagcctgtcaactgctgtttgtgtatgagaaatcggttggaaactttcctcatgtcaacacgttgtaggtgtcgccacgggcgccaatcttgtgtgaatgctctgaaaagctaatcatttgcatattagagcatcttcttcctgtcggttaaatttcgcgtctgtagcacgtgatgtagcaattttaatggccagtagtgtagtttttatgtatgtatgtgactCAGGTCTGCGGGTCGCCAAAGGTTGCCCACGGCTGTTCTACAGTATCGGATGTTATTTGCGTAGAAGAGTACACATTCTCAGGAATGAGTTTCTTCAATTTTGTGTCTTTAGTCTGATTTAAAATCTAAAGATGAAAGTCCTCGTTACaaatacctgttttttttttcgaatatATCGCGATTTCAGAGGGTATCGTTAGACagcaacctaagaggacagcttaaatttctGTAAGTGAAACGAGCAGCAACGACTTTTAGTTTCTTCCTCGTCGCGAATACTTGGctgtttctttctgaaaatgacacGACTCCTGAGGAAGTGGTTAGGCATGAGTCTTAAGAGCACAGCTCAAATTGCACGCAGCTATGACATTTATATTCTTCGTCGTCATAAAAGTTTAGCTGTGATCATATCCTGAATAATACTTTAGTAAATTGGGCGGTCAAGACAAAGATCGCACCACACAATGAGCGAGGGACGTCAAGTGACCCGAATGCCAGCCGAACGCGGTTGTAGCGTCCTGCCGTCCTTACGCTGTGAGGGTGATGAGTGTGAGGGGGTGGCACTTACCCCTCCCGTAGAGGCAGACTTCCCGCTGCCAGCCGCAGCAGTTGACGAACTCGCGCAGCACCTTGCGGTCGTGACCCCATTCGCCGTCGCACCAAGCGACCACGCGGTTCATCTCCAGTGAGCACTCGCCGGGGCACTTGCAGTTGAGGCACTCCATCGTGCAGTTGTGTGCGCAGTCCGGTGGACACCAGCCACCCTTCTGCCAGGGGCTGTACCCTGCCGCTACTGTCGCCACAGCCACGGCTGCTGGCAAGACAATACACGGCACGTGGCATTaacgggctccggaacgccctatacttgcaatgttaaaataacgcttataaattacatctttcctcacaaagtatttgaggtaggaagttgaactttttacagattatttattggaatatgggctacaacttaacacagggattttacaaaattttagttcagttattaaagatgattttttttcaattgtaatgaaaattcacatttttttgctattttttatttatatattcaaaaagatacagttttttggaaaaaggctgtgttaaattatgcagaaggtactgtgtaacatttactgaaagtttgaaacaaatatgtttggaagatccttagaaaacatgtaattagtatgagaaaataaaagttttgggaatcgacgacaaagattggattaactttttagtgcattccaggcccataggacggattatcttcatcctctgcaaactcctcctccagcttcctcttgttcctcctcctgtttacttttgcttgtacttctagactctttacagccctgtctgcagcccgaaggcgttccttgtctaaagcaagcatcgctcgtaccatgttagaatgttattatttacagtaataacacatacctttggctttccaacatttctccttttcttaaaagctttcagaggatttctaataactttacttttactcattattatacttcaacaaaacagagactcaagaaacagaattaattacgaatattttcgagataacgacagagtaaataaacatgaaacaatcgacaatcacaccagcgatatatgttgaaccatcacaggttagccacaacacatactttatctcacatcacctgatgaacacggacgttaataataacacatttgacagcagtttaacagcgccacagtgggtcacgcccatgtagaacacatttcaaaaaaaatttaaaaatagttgtagtcttcggaattgaataaattatatatctattaaaaggtaatagtctgcagattcagaaaacgcaaaaaagtaaaaattgaacttttcatgattttgagcctttccggagccccttaacagcaaATGATGACCTGAAAAAGCGTGCAATTCAAAGAGAATCTACACAGGTGTCCaagattaaagcaacaaaccactgtttccctGTCAACAGATGCCTGCACGATCGTGTACTGCACAGAAGATGCAGAAGATGGCGTTCTgttcaacggacaaccatgccatcgacgccggccgacgtggccgaggggttctaggcgtttcagtctggaaccgcgcgaccgctacggttgcaggttctagtcttgcctcggacatggatgtgtgtgatgtccttaggttagctacatttaagtagttctaagttctaggggactgatgacctcagctgttaagtcccatagtgctcagagccagtctttGAACCACCCCAACAAcggcgtcagggcacctatcaaatggggcagtgaaacttcctggcagattaaaactgtgtgccggaccgagacttgaactcgggacctttgcctttcgcgggaaagtgctctaccaactgagcttcccaagcacgactcacgcctcgtcctcacagcttttcattctgccagtaactcgtctccttcCTCGTCCTAAATGGGACagtgtttgccaggtagtcccacatccacaatcactcgCCGTGTACACAGTCACAGGCGGTGCAGTGTGGCACAGGGAAGACGTCTACCagtctctgcagtggagggccatgggaggacagtcgcaaactgacatggcccgatggcttaatgtgaatcgttctgttgtttttcggatgtggccaCAATTCATAGAGATCGCAACTGTATTCCAACGACGAGGGTGGGGCCGACCACATGTAACATtagaaagagagaaccgttatcTGGCTGTAAGGGCAAGACGGTACCTCCTTAgtgctgcacggcaactggcatctgacctcgcagcatccactggatgtgttgttGCGATgcgaacggtgtacagaaggcttcgggacAGTggcctttacgaggtgcattcaagttctaaggcctccgatttttttttctccggactggaaagagatagaaacatgcgcattgttttaaaatgaggccgcgttcattgtcaatacgtcccagagatggcagcaccgtacggcagatggaattgtaccgccagcggcgagaatgagaactgttttaaatacttaaaatggcgacgttttccttacttgagcagtgtgcaatcattccttttccgaatttgcgtggtgtgaaaccaattgaaattcatcgacagttgaaggagacatgtggtgatggagtaatggatgtgtcgaaagtgtgttcgtgggtgtgacagtttaatgagggcagaacattgtgtgacaacaaagcgaaactacctcgggctcgcacaagccggtctgacgacatgatcgagaaagtggagagaattgttttgggggatcgccgaatgactgttgaacagatcacctccagagttggcatttctgtgggttctgtgcacacaatcctgcatgacgacctgaaaatgcgaaaagtggcatccaggtgggtgccacgaatgctgacggacgaccacatggctgctcgtgtggcatgttgccaagcaatgttgacgcacaatgacagccatgaatgggactttcttttcgtcggttgtgacaatggatgagacatggatgcaatttttcaatccagaaacaaagcgccagtcagctcaatggaagcacacagattcaccgccaccaaaaaaatttcgagtaaccgccagtgctgaaaaaatgacggtgtccatgttctgggactgcgagagcgtaatccttacccattgcgttccaaagggcactacggtaacaggtgcatcctacgaaaatgttttgaagaacaaattccttcctgcactgcaacaaaaacgtccgggaagggctgcgcgtgtgctgtttcagcaagacaacgcacccgcacatcgagctaacgttacgcaacagtttcttcgtgataacaactttgaagtgattcctcatgctccctactcacctgacctggctcctagtgacttttggctttttccaacaatgaaagacactctccgtggccgcagattcaccagccgtgctgctattgcctcagcgattttccagtggtcaaaacagactcctgaagaagccttcgcc
This genomic stretch from Schistocerca cancellata isolate TAMUIC-IGC-003103 chromosome 5, iqSchCanc2.1, whole genome shotgun sequence harbors:
- the LOC126187615 gene encoding uncharacterized protein LOC126187615 isoform X2, encoding MRVCLVLCLAVAVATVAAGYSPWQKGGWCPPDCAHNCTMECLNCKCPGECSLEMNRVVAWCDGEWGHDRKVLREFVNCCGWQREVCLYGRECEGVHHVMSKHY
- the LOC126187615 gene encoding uncharacterized protein LOC126187615 isoform X1; translated protein: MRVCLVLCLAAVAVATVAAGYSPWQKGGWCPPDCAHNCTMECLNCKCPGECSLEMNRVVAWCDGEWGHDRKVLREFVNCCGWQREVCLYGRECEGVHHVMSKHY